GCTTGAGTTGCTGTTGAATGCAAATTCATAAGTAATCAGCGGATACGCCGCCACATCTTGAAGCAGCATCGTTTCAACTGCACTAAGCAGCGGATGCCCGTCGGGAACCACAATGCCGTGAGACCATTTAGAGCAAGCTATGCTGCGTAATTCTTCAAAATTATCAATGGGTTCTGTAGTGATTGCAAAATCAGCTTCACCGGATAAAACCATTTGAGCCAGTGCCGCGGGGCTGCCTTGTTTGATTGAAATCTGCACTTTGGGATACTTTTCCACAAATTCGGCAATCACGGAAGGCAGCACATAGCGGGCTTGCGTATGCGTGGTGGCAATCGTCAATACGCCGCTGTTATGGTCGGTAAATTCCTTACCGATATTTTTAATGTTGTGTACATCATGCAAAACACGCTCCGCCATTGCCAATACTGCTTTGCCGGGAGGGGAAACGGACATAATGCGTTTACCGTTGCGGATAAAAATTTGAACGCCGAGTTCTTCCTCCAATAACCGTATCTGTTTGGAAACGCCCGGCTGTGAAGTAAAAAGCGCATCGGCAGCAGCAGAAACATTTAAATTATGGCGGTAAACTTCCAGCACATAACGCAATTGTTGTAATTTCATGACTTTGAGGGTCTAAGCTTTATTAAGTAAAGAGGGAAAGGAATGTATCACAGTTGCCGTAAGATTGCTGGGCATGCTCAAAGACAGGCTGATAAAGAGTTTGTTTTTACTCAAATTATCGAATCATCTAAAACACAATAGAAAGAAAAAACAGCGATACCGATGTTGCTTTTGTACAACTGCAATAAAGAATGTAGGTTGTTTTGCTTCCAAATAAATGACACGAAGTTGATTTTTCGGCATAGTTCATAACTAGGAAGCGGGCTTTTAGGCAGCCGTATAAAACATTTCGCTATTGACAGTTTGTGCTCGGCTTCTTTATAGTGCAAACTTGAAATATCCGAATTGCTGCGGCTGAGTGCTGTAGCCTGTATATTGTGATGTATAGCAGAAGCCGATTAGGGGTTACTGTTGTACGGCAATCTTTAGATGAGGGAATAATAATGACCAAACAGCTTAAATTAGGTGCTTTGATCGTTGCCGCTATCGCTTCTGGCAACGCTATGGCAAGCGAACCGCACGGTAAAGACGGCTATGTAATCAGCCGCGAGTCTCACGAAGTTGTACGCAACAACTACGGCGAGTGCTGGCGTGACGGTTATTTCGATAAAGACGCCCAAGGCCGTGTAGAATGTGGTGACGCTGTTGCCGCAGCGCCTGTTGCGCCTCAGTATGAAGAAGAAACTGTAGCTTTGTCTGCTAAGTTCTTGTTTGACTTCGATAAATACAAACTGCGTGCAGAAGCTACCGAAACTCTGAACAACTTGGCAACCCGCTTGTCTGACGCCCGCGTTGAAGGTGTGCGCGTTGAAGGTCATACCGACTTCATGGGTTCTGACGAATACAACCAAAATCTGTCTCAAGAGCGTGCTAACGTAGTGGCTAACTACCTGGTTAACCGCGGTGTAGCTGCTTCTAAAGTAAGCGCTGTTGGTTTGGGTGAGTCTCAAGCGCGTATGACTGCTACTTGTGAAGCTGAAGTAGCTAAACTGGGCAAAAAAGTATCTAAAGCTAAACGTCGCGCTGCTTTGATCGCATGTATCGAACCTGACCGTCGCGTAGATGTTAAGATCCGCACTTTGGTAACCAAACAAGTTTCTGAAGGTCAAGCTGCTCAAGGTGAGCGCTCTGATGTAGACAGCGGCTGGCATCCGACTCCTCCGGAAAATAAATATCACGGCTTTACCCGTCCGTAATATTTAATAGATAGTTTTAGAGCCCTGCATATTTTGCAGGGCTTTTTGATGCCTGTCTGAAAAGTATTTGCAAGAAGGTGAGCTGTGTTGGCTTTAAGAGTTAACTATGCGAACCATTTAAATGAGAAAGAGTGTAATACTGTAACAATGTGATAATATTGTTGTATAACTAAAAAATAAATATAACGGCTATCAATTGAAAATAGTGAAATTGGCGTTTTAAAGTAAGAATAGCTGAGCTTTTTACCCGGTAGGGTTTGGATTGTTATCTTGTTAATGTTTTTGATGCTTGATTATAATCATCAACTGTTTTCAGACAGGCATTGAAGCGGTAAGGGATTAAAAGTGATACAAAATAAGAAGTGTTAATTTGAAAATGGCCAATCATGACGGAATTCGAGTTTATTTATAATTTTTTAGCCAAGCAGCAAGATAGTGATGTG
This portion of the Neisseria canis genome encodes:
- a CDS encoding CysB family HTH-type transcriptional regulator, producing the protein MKLQQLRYVLEVYRHNLNVSAAADALFTSQPGVSKQIRLLEEELGVQIFIRNGKRIMSVSPPGKAVLAMAERVLHDVHNIKNIGKEFTDHNSGVLTIATTHTQARYVLPSVIAEFVEKYPKVQISIKQGSPAALAQMVLSGEADFAITTEPIDNFEELRSIACSKWSHGIVVPDGHPLLSAVETMLLQDVAAYPLITYEFAFNSNSSISHAFRKAKIEHPNVVLAASDTDVLKTYVKLGLGIGIMAQMAFEPDTDHGLQLIDASHLFEPSYTAVTLRPDSYLRGYTYEFINMFSPGLTREKIDKLLYEPIEEDFSI
- a CDS encoding OmpA family protein, translating into MTKQLKLGALIVAAIASGNAMASEPHGKDGYVISRESHEVVRNNYGECWRDGYFDKDAQGRVECGDAVAAAPVAPQYEEETVALSAKFLFDFDKYKLRAEATETLNNLATRLSDARVEGVRVEGHTDFMGSDEYNQNLSQERANVVANYLVNRGVAASKVSAVGLGESQARMTATCEAEVAKLGKKVSKAKRRAALIACIEPDRRVDVKIRTLVTKQVSEGQAAQGERSDVDSGWHPTPPENKYHGFTRP